A genomic window from Tolypothrix sp. PCC 7910 includes:
- a CDS encoding GNAT family N-acetyltransferase produces MTSWFFHSYHQEPVTVSANQSERQFQIRAATTADLYSVAQIITESFHSQHGLWGWAFPLIRLGIYEDLKQRLASPLPHHVCLVATDTTRGVNNLVGTVELAVRFSDAWTQMGKTFPYLSNLAVSPQYRRHGVASSLLTNCEKVCQEWGFQDLYLHVLERNHQARQLYLKLGYQVHKVESHWNLFFPKYSSQILLHKHLKNNSII; encoded by the coding sequence TTGACATCCTGGTTTTTCCACTCATATCACCAAGAACCTGTTACAGTTTCCGCCAACCAGTCTGAGCGGCAATTCCAAATTCGTGCTGCAACCACTGCCGATCTTTATAGTGTTGCTCAAATTATTACTGAAAGCTTTCACTCTCAACATGGCCTTTGGGGATGGGCTTTTCCATTAATACGTTTGGGAATTTATGAAGACTTGAAGCAGCGCCTAGCTTCTCCTTTACCCCATCACGTTTGTTTAGTTGCTACTGATACTACTAGAGGCGTTAATAACCTCGTAGGAACCGTAGAACTTGCGGTACGTTTTAGTGATGCATGGACACAAATGGGGAAAACTTTTCCATATCTATCTAATTTAGCTGTTAGCCCACAATATCGTAGACATGGTGTAGCCTCAAGCTTACTAACGAATTGTGAAAAAGTCTGTCAGGAGTGGGGGTTTCAGGATTTATATCTTCATGTTTTAGAACGAAACCATCAGGCAAGACAGCTTTATTTAAAGCTAGGATATCAAGTACATAAAGTTGAATCTCACTGGAATCTTTTCTTCCCTAAATACTCAAGTCAAATATTATTGCATAAGCATCTCAAGAATAATTCAATTATTTAA
- a CDS encoding response regulator, whose amino-acid sequence MKSQQANSKPKILVVDDEPDNLDLLYRTFYREYKVLRATSGPAALDLLAQEGEVSVIISDQRMPIMSGTEFLSLTATQYPDIIRIILTGYTDVEDLVEAINAGKVFKYVTKPWEAEELKGVVRQALDTHNVLKARTRELTRTLRQESLLNTVTNTIRSALDYRQILQTIVDTVGHMLEVDVCLLRPFQDEQLVDEGFIYQKAQQEAKEVETEQETQPNEIVKSSSSSFPTSSLLAETVWETREVQVIHNVEDDERIQGNSPELEQRSAAFLAANICSSLVVPLICQQELMAVLALHQCSQPRIWREEEVQLVLMVADQAALALSQAYTYEQVRALAKRESLINTITTAIRSSLDPQDIFAAITEQLGQALQVNGCILSLWTEEDEFVECVGLYDSSQYLEHTLKSVQETLLSNNNHTNQELPHSQAPIRHNPILQEILRTQEPVVITDMSNCTDEIKGFDLPLKKPARSLMIVPLLADGKCIGSITLREGSKTRRWLSSEIQLAKAVAAQAAIAVQQSRLYQKTRDQAERLLQLDKQKTEFFQNISHEFRTPITLIQGPLESAVNNGDGLSYAQSAIALRNSRRLLRLVNQLLDLQRLDAGRMQPSFRPCDLVDFVNQIVESFRPYCEKKGLQLVSELGACSQVYLDIEKFDKVVYNLLSNAMKFTPEGGMITIRLISQDDSCILQVQDTGIGIVKEQIPYLFERFRQAEGSENRSYEGSGLGLALVKELVELHGGQITVESVYGQGTTFTLWLLTGSTHLPTQQVQETPAELNTSRASVELADLELVEPTPENIESLPKELVPTPDNPESQGYKDGSLLNSGHSILVVDDNPDLRTYVSEIIRSNGYQVHTARNGAEGFKIAQKIAPSLIITDLMMPLVTGLQMIQMIRSEEKLKGTPIILLTAKVDEETRIAGTEHGADAYLAKPFNDRELLAEVRNLLALKENERRVVELNTYLTESVLKRFLPPVLVKKAAMGDLTLDLRPEPRLITVLFSDIVGFTQLANTLRSRRVAELLNEYLEAMTKTVFDNGGTVDKFMGDAILALYGAPEELTPNEQVRRAINTARAMHSALDELNRRWQDQGIFDANGHAGVKFRCGIHQGTAVVGMFGSAERADYTAIGPSVNIAARLQAAAIPGTILVSAAVADYLQDEEITKVSPLELKGVDETVLTFAVRSEIMANR is encoded by the coding sequence ATGAAATCCCAACAAGCAAACAGTAAGCCGAAAATATTGGTTGTCGATGATGAGCCAGACAACCTTGACTTGCTTTACCGCACCTTTTATCGCGAATATAAGGTGCTAAGGGCAACTTCTGGTCCTGCCGCACTAGATCTACTGGCACAAGAAGGAGAAGTCTCAGTTATTATCTCCGATCAGCGGATGCCAATCATGAGCGGTACAGAATTTTTAAGCCTCACAGCCACTCAATATCCAGATATTATCCGGATTATCTTAACTGGCTACACTGATGTCGAAGACTTAGTAGAAGCCATCAATGCTGGCAAAGTCTTCAAATATGTCACCAAACCGTGGGAAGCAGAGGAACTTAAAGGTGTAGTACGCCAGGCATTGGATACTCATAATGTCCTCAAAGCCCGTACCCGCGAACTGACGCGTACACTCCGTCAAGAATCACTGCTGAATACTGTTACGAATACAATTCGTAGTGCTTTAGACTATCGGCAAATTTTACAAACAATTGTCGATACAGTGGGTCATATGCTGGAAGTAGATGTGTGTTTGTTACGTCCCTTCCAGGATGAACAGTTGGTAGATGAAGGATTTATTTACCAGAAAGCTCAACAAGAAGCAAAGGAAGTAGAGACAGAACAGGAAACGCAGCCAAATGAAATAGTAAAATCTTCATCTTCTTCTTTTCCCACCTCATCCTTGTTGGCTGAGACAGTCTGGGAAACTCGCGAAGTCCAAGTTATTCATAATGTCGAAGATGATGAACGAATTCAGGGCAATAGTCCGGAACTGGAACAGCGAAGCGCAGCTTTTTTAGCAGCTAATATCTGCTCTAGTTTAGTTGTGCCGTTGATTTGTCAACAAGAACTCATGGCAGTGCTAGCGCTACACCAATGCTCTCAACCCCGCATCTGGAGAGAAGAGGAAGTGCAGTTGGTGTTGATGGTAGCGGATCAGGCAGCTCTGGCTTTATCTCAAGCTTATACCTATGAACAAGTACGCGCTCTTGCTAAACGAGAGTCGTTAATTAATACAATTACTACAGCAATTCGCTCAAGCTTAGATCCTCAAGATATCTTTGCGGCTATTACTGAACAACTGGGACAGGCCTTACAAGTCAATGGCTGCATTTTATCTTTATGGACTGAGGAAGATGAGTTTGTGGAATGTGTGGGGTTATATGACAGTTCTCAATATTTAGAACATACTCTAAAGTCAGTTCAAGAAACACTATTAAGTAACAATAATCATACAAACCAGGAATTACCTCATTCTCAAGCTCCAATTAGGCATAATCCCATTCTGCAAGAGATTTTGCGGACACAGGAGCCAGTAGTAATTACTGATATGAGTAACTGTACTGACGAAATCAAAGGATTTGATTTGCCTTTGAAAAAGCCAGCGCGATCGCTAATGATTGTTCCCTTATTAGCAGATGGTAAGTGTATTGGTAGTATTACCCTGCGTGAAGGTAGCAAAACACGCCGATGGTTATCATCGGAGATCCAACTAGCTAAAGCTGTGGCAGCTCAAGCGGCGATCGCAGTCCAACAATCACGTCTATACCAAAAGACACGTGACCAAGCAGAACGCTTATTACAATTAGATAAACAAAAAACTGAATTTTTCCAAAATATTTCCCATGAGTTCCGCACTCCCATCACCTTAATTCAAGGGCCTTTAGAGTCAGCAGTAAATAATGGTGATGGATTGTCTTACGCCCAAAGTGCGATCGCTTTGCGTAACTCACGGCGATTGCTCAGACTAGTAAATCAACTACTGGATCTGCAACGCTTAGATGCAGGGAGGATGCAGCCTAGTTTCCGTCCTTGCGATTTGGTCGATTTTGTCAACCAAATTGTGGAATCTTTTCGCCCCTACTGTGAGAAAAAGGGACTGCAACTAGTTTCGGAATTGGGTGCCTGTTCTCAAGTTTACTTAGATATAGAAAAATTTGATAAGGTCGTTTACAACCTGCTATCAAATGCCATGAAGTTTACTCCCGAAGGTGGGATGATTACGATCAGGCTCATATCTCAAGATGATAGTTGCATATTACAAGTACAAGATACTGGAATTGGCATAGTTAAAGAACAAATTCCCTACCTGTTTGAGCGCTTCCGCCAAGCTGAAGGTTCAGAAAACCGTTCCTATGAAGGCAGTGGTTTAGGTTTGGCTTTAGTCAAAGAATTGGTTGAACTGCATGGTGGTCAAATAACCGTAGAATCTGTATATGGTCAAGGTACGACTTTTACACTATGGTTGTTAACTGGTAGTACTCACTTACCCACACAGCAAGTACAGGAAACTCCAGCAGAGTTGAATACTAGCCGCGCCAGTGTGGAATTGGCTGATTTAGAATTAGTTGAGCCAACCCCAGAAAATATCGAAAGCTTGCCGAAAGAATTAGTACCTACCCCTGACAACCCAGAGTCTCAAGGGTATAAAGATGGTAGTCTTTTGAATAGTGGTCACTCAATTTTAGTTGTTGATGACAATCCAGATTTACGAACCTACGTATCTGAAATCATTCGCAGTAATGGCTATCAAGTACATACAGCCCGTAATGGTGCCGAAGGATTTAAAATAGCTCAAAAAATTGCGCCCAGCCTAATCATTACGGACTTGATGATGCCCTTGGTGACAGGGCTACAAATGATTCAGATGATCCGCAGTGAAGAGAAATTGAAAGGAACACCCATCATTCTGCTCACGGCAAAAGTAGATGAAGAAACTAGAATTGCAGGGACGGAACATGGTGCAGATGCTTATTTAGCTAAACCATTTAATGACAGAGAACTTCTGGCAGAAGTTAGAAACCTGTTAGCTTTGAAAGAAAATGAACGCCGGGTTGTGGAGTTAAATACCTACCTAACAGAGTCAGTACTCAAGCGCTTTTTGCCTCCTGTATTGGTCAAGAAAGCTGCAATGGGAGATTTGACTCTAGATTTACGACCAGAACCACGTTTAATTACAGTCTTGTTTAGTGACATAGTTGGTTTTACCCAGCTAGCAAATACTCTCAGATCACGAAGAGTAGCAGAGTTGCTGAATGAGTATTTAGAAGCTATGACCAAGACTGTGTTTGACAATGGCGGCACTGTTGATAAATTTATGGGAGATGCAATATTAGCTTTATACGGAGCGCCAGAAGAATTAACTCCGAATGAACAAGTGCGTCGTGCTATCAATACTGCTAGAGCAATGCACAGCGCATTAGATGAGTTGAATCGACGCTGGCAAGACCAAGGCATATTTGACGCTAACGGGCATGCTGGTGTTAAATTCCGTTGTGGTATTCACCAAGGTACTGCAGTTGTGGGTATGTTTGGCAGTGCCGAACGTGCTGACTATACTGCTATTGGCCCCAGTGTGAATATTGCTGCTAGATTGCAAGCTGCTGCTATTCCCGGTACTATCTTAGTTTCTGCTGCTGTCGCAGATTATCTACAAGATGAAGAAATTACTAAAGTCAGTCCTTTAGAACTCAAAGGAGTAGACGAAACGGTTCTGACTTTTGCTGTCAGATCGGAGATAATGGCTAATCGCTGA
- a CDS encoding MAP7 domain-containing protein, which translates to MTPSVADKTSSSVKDRRRHTDPPSLWVAVVIGSLSLHLLAFWLIRSYQSSLLWRQQSKAAIPVEVIEIASQPKSKAKTRTQVKPVNSQTKPVSTNKKLQPKNSSKPVVVKTDRLAKNSSPTVPDQNAVALAEQRQRQLAEQQQRELAEQRQRQLAEQQQRELAEQRQRQLAEQQQRELTEQRQRQLAEQQQRDLAEQRQRQLAEQQQRELAEQRQRQLAEQQQRENSSNLNNLESPSTPSNTAGGRLVASLVGEPQQEDRGIVAHPAKIKPSNQPFSKGLEYVKYIEKKIGEPVEVTALLTISEKGKLEMVTVIDKSISEEQKSYYEDFLASQVLNNWEFEPAYDKDPNDPKPSNLIVRIRLQPLPE; encoded by the coding sequence ATGACACCATCGGTTGCAGATAAAACTTCATCTTCAGTTAAGGACAGGAGACGACATACAGACCCGCCTAGTTTATGGGTTGCAGTCGTCATCGGTTCACTGAGCCTACATTTGCTAGCCTTCTGGCTGATCCGCTCATATCAGTCAAGTTTATTGTGGCGACAGCAAAGCAAAGCTGCAATTCCAGTTGAGGTGATAGAAATTGCTTCGCAACCGAAATCAAAAGCAAAAACCAGAACACAAGTAAAACCTGTTAATTCTCAAACAAAACCAGTATCTACAAATAAAAAGTTACAACCAAAAAATTCTTCCAAACCAGTAGTAGTTAAAACCGATAGGTTAGCAAAAAATTCAAGTCCCACTGTTCCAGATCAAAATGCTGTAGCTTTGGCTGAACAGCGCCAACGTCAACTGGCTGAACAACAGCAACGCGAACTGGCTGAGCAGCGTCAACGTCAACTGGCTGAACAACAACAACGCGAACTGGCTGAGCAGCGTCAACGTCAACTGGCTGAACAACAACAACGCGAACTAACTGAGCAGCGTCAACGTCAACTGGCTGAACAACAACAACGCGACCTGGCTGAGCAGCGTCAACGTCAACTGGCTGAACAACAACAACGCGAACTAGCCGAGCAGCGTCAACGTCAGTTGGCTGAACAACAACAACGCGAGAACTCAAGTAATCTTAATAATCTCGAATCACCTTCTACACCATCTAATACAGCGGGTGGAAGATTAGTTGCAAGTTTAGTTGGAGAACCTCAACAGGAAGACAGAGGTATAGTTGCTCACCCAGCTAAAATTAAACCCAGCAACCAGCCATTTAGCAAAGGTCTGGAATATGTAAAGTATATAGAAAAAAAAATTGGCGAGCCTGTAGAAGTGACAGCGCTATTAACAATTTCAGAGAAAGGTAAACTTGAGATGGTTACTGTCATAGATAAAAGCATTTCTGAAGAACAAAAAAGCTACTATGAAGACTTTTTAGCCAGTCAAGTATTAAATAACTGGGAATTTGAACCTGCTTATGACAAAGATCCCAACGATCCCAAACCTAGTAATCTGATAGTACGTATCCGACTACAGCCGCTACCTGAATAA
- a CDS encoding shikimate kinase, whose product MSSLLQGVNLYLIGMMGSGKTTVGRLLAKHLSYGFVDTDDVIVQVAGKSINQLFAESGEAAFRQLESDVLSQVCSFTKLAIATGGGIVTRQENWSYLHHGLIVWLDAPVDILYSRLEADDTRPLLHDVDPREKLRSLLEQRQPLYSQADLQITINKSETPEQIAERVIEAIPSVLKTPVSQNN is encoded by the coding sequence GTGAGTAGTTTATTACAAGGGGTTAACCTGTATTTGATTGGGATGATGGGTAGTGGGAAGACGACAGTAGGGCGCTTATTAGCAAAACACTTAAGTTATGGATTTGTAGATACTGATGATGTCATTGTTCAAGTAGCCGGAAAATCAATTAATCAGCTATTTGCTGAATCGGGAGAAGCAGCCTTTCGTCAGTTGGAAAGCGATGTGTTATCACAGGTGTGTTCTTTTACTAAATTGGCGATCGCAACTGGTGGGGGGATTGTCACGCGTCAAGAAAACTGGAGTTACTTGCACCACGGCTTGATTGTTTGGCTAGATGCACCAGTAGATATACTTTACAGCCGATTAGAAGCCGATGACACAAGGCCATTGTTGCACGATGTTGACCCTAGGGAAAAGTTGCGATCGCTTCTAGAACAAAGACAACCACTTTATTCCCAAGCAGATTTACAAATCACTATTAATAAAAGTGAAACACCAGAACAAATTGCTGAGAGGGTGATTGAAGCTATACCCAGCGTGTTAAAAACACCAGTTTCCCAGAATAACTAA
- a CDS encoding NB-ARC domain-containing protein, with translation MATDGSTRMEDDFIEAKNYWELEKLYVDLASAKGKALTPVEKKFLRGLLCGCSPAEIAKVVYQSGSSSTVRVYLSNGLYKYIEEMLSNQVGDSVKVKTWSRVTQLLEKAGYKKGWFHLQPVISSIKINKDKDFNLSSHESTLIQHSDPAINTTMFHGRTQELMQIQDWILQERCRLVVILGMGGIGKTAFSTKLVEEIQEQFEYVIWRSLNFAPPLEVLLDQLIQVIFPTSHSNSPNTLESKIWQVVDGLRSCRCLIVFDHLDAILESSDRSEKIGIKNTPNYLISQIRYRQEYEGYRELIKRLGDIQHQSCVVLISREKPQEIAALEGERLPIRSLKLSGLTQQESILILKAKGLTHKSIPDECSALVERYAGNPLFIKLAATTIQELFAGNISEFIAQETVVFGEIRAILDQQFQRLSQIEKYLLYWLSLHPSFLSIRQLQKDTVLPGLSPLTSQRLILEAMELLQKRSLIEKQASRFSLSPVLIEYLVERLIEENLNLTHGKDSYLSMSQTILTENLKNFIRDNCLNLEI, from the coding sequence ATGGCAACCGATGGTTCTACTCGAATGGAAGACGATTTTATAGAAGCTAAAAATTATTGGGAGTTAGAAAAGTTATACGTAGATTTGGCATCAGCTAAAGGAAAAGCTTTGACACCTGTAGAAAAGAAATTTCTACGAGGTTTGCTTTGTGGTTGTAGTCCAGCGGAAATTGCCAAAGTAGTTTATCAAAGTGGAAGTAGCAGCACTGTTAGAGTTTATCTATCTAACGGATTATATAAATATATAGAAGAAATGCTGAGTAATCAGGTGGGAGACTCAGTCAAAGTTAAAACTTGGAGCCGGGTAACTCAGTTGCTAGAAAAAGCAGGTTATAAGAAAGGTTGGTTTCATTTACAACCAGTAATTAGTTCTATAAAAATAAACAAAGATAAAGATTTTAATTTATCTTCTCATGAATCAACACTTATACAACATAGTGATCCAGCCATAAATACTACTATGTTCCACGGACGAACGCAAGAACTGATGCAAATTCAAGATTGGATTTTGCAAGAGCGCTGTCGGTTAGTGGTCATCTTAGGTATGGGTGGAATTGGGAAAACTGCATTTTCCACCAAGTTAGTAGAAGAAATTCAGGAACAGTTTGAGTATGTGATTTGGCGATCGCTAAATTTTGCTCCTCCTTTAGAGGTATTGCTAGATCAACTAATTCAAGTTATTTTTCCAACTTCTCATTCCAATAGTCCAAACACCTTAGAAAGTAAAATTTGGCAAGTAGTAGATGGTTTACGTTCTTGTCGGTGTCTAATTGTATTTGATCATCTAGATGCGATTTTAGAAAGTAGCGATCGCTCTGAAAAGATAGGTATAAAAAATACTCCTAATTACCTAATATCTCAAATTCGTTACCGTCAAGAATATGAAGGTTATAGAGAGTTAATTAAACGATTAGGAGATATACAACATCAAAGTTGTGTGGTCTTGATTAGTAGAGAAAAACCTCAAGAAATTGCTGCTTTAGAAGGAGAACGATTACCGATTCGTTCTCTAAAATTAAGTGGTTTAACTCAGCAAGAAAGTATCTTAATACTCAAAGCAAAAGGCTTAACTCATAAATCAATACCAGACGAGTGCAGCGCATTAGTGGAAAGGTATGCAGGGAATCCATTATTTATTAAATTGGCAGCAACCACAATTCAAGAATTGTTTGCTGGCAATATATCTGAGTTTATAGCTCAAGAAACTGTAGTTTTTGGTGAAATAAGAGCTATTTTAGACCAGCAGTTCCAACGTTTATCTCAGATAGAAAAATACCTTTTGTACTGGCTGTCTCTCCATCCCAGCTTTTTATCTATTAGGCAGCTACAAAAAGATACAGTACTGCCGGGATTATCACCCTTAACTTCACAAAGATTAATTTTAGAAGCAATGGAATTATTACAGAAGCGATCGCTAATCGAAAAACAAGCATCTCGCTTTTCCCTGAGTCCAGTGTTAATCGAGTATTTAGTTGAACGACTAATTGAGGAAAACTTAAATTTAACTCACGGGAAAGATAGCTACTTAAGTATGAGCCAGACAATTTTGACAGAAAACTTAAAAAATTTTATTAGAGATAATTGCCTCAACCTAGAGATTTAA
- a CDS encoding LapA family protein: protein MNVIRLILLVAILGGLTLLLTQNWSPPISLVFLGMRTQALPLAMWMLFATAAGALTSVFITSLFKISNYFVGQPRQTRFKSTTASPRTKTTFRKETTPPPTSTPPPASNTENTSNDEFDDWNTNNQDDDWNFEQNPREASNTQQQSQDFAESKSYERPQQPQSSSKSGSVYSYNYREPKNTSVGKTESIYDADYRVIIPPYQPPTPNQENDDDDDWSFFEDEDDFQDENERPRK, encoded by the coding sequence ATGAATGTGATTCGCTTAATTCTGCTAGTGGCTATTTTGGGGGGGCTAACGCTGTTGTTAACTCAAAATTGGTCACCTCCTATATCGTTAGTATTTTTGGGTATGCGGACTCAAGCATTACCATTAGCGATGTGGATGTTATTTGCAACTGCAGCTGGGGCTTTAACATCTGTATTCATTACTAGCTTGTTTAAAATATCAAATTATTTTGTTGGTCAGCCACGTCAAACTCGCTTTAAATCCACAACAGCCTCACCACGTACTAAAACAACCTTTAGAAAAGAAACTACTCCTCCCCCTACTAGTACCCCACCACCAGCCAGCAACACAGAAAATACTTCTAATGATGAGTTTGATGACTGGAATACAAATAATCAAGATGATGACTGGAATTTTGAGCAAAATCCTCGAGAAGCATCTAACACCCAACAGCAATCTCAAGATTTTGCCGAATCTAAATCCTACGAACGTCCCCAGCAACCTCAAAGTTCTTCTAAATCTGGTTCCGTTTATTCCTACAACTACCGCGAACCAAAAAATACGTCAGTAGGAAAGACTGAATCAATTTACGATGCGGATTACCGAGTTATCATTCCCCCTTATCAACCCCCAACTCCTAACCAAGAAAATGATGATGACGATGATTGGAGCTTCTTTGAAGACGAAGATGATTTCCAAGATGAGAATGAGCGTCCCCGTAAGTAG
- a CDS encoding flavin prenyltransferase UbiX, which yields MSHNTYPLILGVSGASGLIYAVRALKYLLAANYQIELVASKSTYMVWQSEQDIRMPAEPAAQEKFWREQAGVSNSGKLYCHPWSDVGAGIASGSFRTLGMVIMPCSMSTVAKLAVGLSSDLLERAADVQIKESRKLVIVPRETPFSLIHLRNLTALAEAGVRVVPAIPAWYHQPQTIEDLVDFVVARVLDQLDIDCIPIQRWQGHR from the coding sequence GTGTCCCATAATACTTATCCCTTGATTTTAGGCGTATCCGGCGCATCCGGTTTGATTTACGCCGTTCGTGCTTTGAAATATCTGCTAGCAGCAAACTATCAAATTGAACTGGTGGCTTCTAAATCTACTTACATGGTTTGGCAATCAGAACAGGATATTCGGATGCCAGCAGAACCAGCAGCTCAAGAGAAATTCTGGCGCGAACAAGCTGGCGTGAGCAATTCTGGTAAACTCTACTGCCATCCTTGGAGTGATGTGGGAGCAGGAATCGCCAGCGGTTCCTTTCGTACTTTAGGCATGGTCATCATGCCATGTAGTATGAGTACTGTTGCCAAACTCGCAGTCGGCTTGAGTTCAGATTTACTAGAACGGGCAGCTGATGTCCAAATCAAAGAAAGTCGAAAGCTGGTAATTGTTCCTCGTGAAACTCCTTTTAGTTTGATTCACCTGCGTAACTTAACCGCTTTGGCTGAAGCTGGAGTCAGAGTTGTTCCTGCCATTCCTGCTTGGTATCACCAACCCCAAACCATTGAGGATTTAGTTGATTTTGTAGTAGCCCGTGTTTTAGATCAACTTGATATTGACTGTATCCCCATTCAGCGATGGCAAGGTCATCGTTAA